In the Chelonoidis abingdonii isolate Lonesome George chromosome 13, CheloAbing_2.0, whole genome shotgun sequence genome, one interval contains:
- the ST6GALNAC2 gene encoding alpha-N-acetylgalactosaminide alpha-2,6-sialyltransferase 2 — translation MGAPRWARLCLLLVAAVTLWVLLCGHDRDTQASPKPSLLQYELLPLVPGGMSRNAGSHGLSRESSMDRGKPSKYSSEPGKAKPTKEQASSCPQSLMSIVKADARFGKLFRFHVPVLMWAQHFTEETWDRLKERSVPYGWQGLSDTAIASALHLLNDSANSWLFDKTRFPEGCVRCAVVGNGGILNGSRQGKEIDAHDFVFRLNGAVIKGFEDDVGTKTSFYGFTVNTMKNSLIAYREYGFTQIPQSKDLRYIFIPSDIRDYIMLKSAILGSRVQEGYDKGDDPRTYFGPEASAKKFKLLHSDFIHYLTVRFLRSEIINTQYGYLYMPSTGALMLLTALHTCDQVSAYGFITDNYRKFSDHYYERKKQPLVFYANHDMLLEAELWKSLHRAGIMKLYQR, via the exons ATGGGGGCTCCGCGCTGGGCGCGGCTCTGCCTCCTGCTCGTGGCGGCGGTAACGCTCTGGGTGCTCCTGTGTGGGCACGACCGAGACACGCAGGCTTCCCCGAAGCCCAG CCTGCTGCAGTACGAGTTGCTACCGTTGGTGCCTGGAGGGATGTCCAGAAATGCCGGGAGCCATGGCCTGAGTAGAGAAAGCAGCATGGACAG AGGGAAGCCATCTAAATATTCTTCTGAGCCTGGCAAGGCTAAACCCACCAAGGAACAG GCCAGCTCGTGCCCCCAGTCATTGATGTCAATAGTGAAGGCGGACGCCAGGTTCGGGAAGCTCTTTAGATTCCATGTCCCAGTGCTGATGTGGGCACAGCACTTCACCGAGGAGACGTGGGACAGGCTGAAGGAACGCAGCGTCCCGTATGGCTGGCAGGGCTTGTCCGACACAG CCATTGCCTCCGCCTTGCATCTGCTCAATGACTCTGCCAACAGCTGGCTGTTTGACAAAACCAGGTTCCCTGAAGGCTGCGTCCGCTGCGCCGTGGTTGGGAACGGAGGGATTCTCAATGGATCCCGGCAAGGCAAGGAGATAGATGCCCATGACTTTGTTTTCAG GCTAAATGGGGCAGTGATCAAAGGCTTTGAAGACGACGTCGGGACCAAGACGTCGTTCTATGGTTTCACGGTGAACACAATGAAGAATTCCCTGATCGCCTACAGAGAGTACGGCTTCACCCAGATACCCCAGTCCAAG GACCTGCGGTATATTTTCATCCCCTCGGACATACGCGATTACATCATGCTGAAGTCAGCCATACTGGGCAGCCGTGTCCAAGAGGGTTATGACAAAGGTGATGA CCCACGGACGTATTTTGGACCAGAGGCATCTGCAAAAAAGTTCAAGCTGCTGCACTCAGATTTCATACATTATCTAACAGTGAG ATTTCTGAGATCTGAAATAATAAATACGCAATATGGGTATCTCTACATGCCCAGTACCGGTGCCCTCATGCTACTGACAGCCCTACATACCTGTGACCAG GTCAGTGCCTATGGATTTATCACGGACAATTACCGAAAGTTTTCAGACCACTACTACGAGCGGAAGAAGCAGCCTCTTGTGTTCTATGCCAACCATGACATGCTGCTGGAGGCGGAGCTGTGGAAGAGCCTGCACAGGGCAGGCATCATGAAGCTGTATCAGCGGTGA